One Beggiatoa leptomitoformis DNA segment encodes these proteins:
- the pabC gene encoding aminodeoxychorismate lyase: protein MTENNMLSLSVYDRGLHYGDGLFETYAVQHKQLLCWTWHGERLIEGCQRLGFPPPDLPKLYQQAHQSLPDTPRSILKLLITRGVGGRGYRPPQPATPHCLFLSYPYPAYPPHYTERGVKVRVCTTRLACQPLLAGLKHLNRLEQVLARQEWDNTDIAEGLMLDTADNIIEGTMTNLFIVKGKNIYTPDVTQAGIAGVMRRAILTLAPQLGFTVTIGHYNLQDCLTADELLLTNSVIGLWTVQQLNNQRYSVGTVSQTIRHHLRQQQWIVNDAEFFPT from the coding sequence ATGACCGAAAATAATATGTTATCCTTATCGGTTTATGATCGAGGGCTACATTATGGTGATGGCTTATTTGAAACCTATGCCGTACAACATAAACAGCTTTTATGCTGGACATGGCATGGTGAGCGACTTATAGAGGGTTGCCAACGCCTAGGTTTTCCGCCCCCCGACTTACCCAAACTTTATCAACAAGCCCATCAATCCTTACCTGATACACCCCGTAGCATTTTAAAACTCCTCATAACACGTGGTGTCGGTGGACGTGGCTATCGCCCCCCCCAGCCAGCAACTCCCCACTGCTTATTTTTATCTTATCCTTACCCAGCGTATCCGCCACATTACACCGAGAGAGGGGTAAAGGTTCGTGTGTGTACAACCCGTCTTGCATGTCAACCCCTATTAGCAGGACTAAAACATCTAAATCGTTTAGAACAAGTCCTAGCACGTCAAGAATGGGATAATACAGACATTGCCGAAGGTTTAATGCTAGATACTGCCGACAATATTATTGAAGGCACAATGACAAATCTATTTATTGTCAAAGGGAAAAATATATATACCCCTGACGTGACCCAAGCAGGGATTGCAGGGGTTATGCGACGCGCCATCCTAACCCTTGCTCCGCAATTAGGTTTTACAGTGACCATTGGACACTACAACCTGCAAGATTGCCTGACTGCTGATGAACTGTTACTCACAAATAGCGTGATAGGACTATGGACAGTTCAGCAACTTAACAACCAACGCTATTCGGTAGGAACGGTTAGCCAAACCATTCGACACCATCTTCGACAGCAACAGTGGATTGTAAACGATGCTGAATTCTTTCCTACGTAA
- the mltG gene encoding endolytic transglycosylase MltG produces MLNSFLRKTIRLIFIFTLCLTLVIGGGAYWFYTYQLNAPLSASQDWQYTIPSGTSLNAIADDLSQQGKLDKLTAFVWVYAARFEKKAQLIKAGEYAIPVGTTPQGLLDIFMSGKTIQYSLTIPEGVNFRELINAVHAHPKIKHTLKSIDNKEIMQALGLPSEQNPEGLFYPDTYSFPANTTDIAFLQRAYQTMETTLQTAWQSRTTNLPFKNAYEVLILASIVEKETGVTYERPEIAGVFIRRLQKGMRLQTDPTVIYALGVSYDGNIRSKDLEIDSPYNTYRYAGLPPTPIALPGKAAIQAVVNPAEGDSLYFVAKGDGSHYFSASQTEHSCAVIQYQLKGKALTKYKQWCGQYPSCNACRSDN; encoded by the coding sequence ATGCTGAATTCTTTCCTACGTAAAACAATACGCCTTATTTTCATTTTTACCCTTTGCCTAACCCTTGTTATCGGAGGGGGAGCTTATTGGTTCTATACCTATCAACTCAATGCACCACTTTCTGCCAGTCAAGATTGGCAATACACAATACCCAGCGGTACCAGTTTAAATGCCATTGCTGACGATTTAAGCCAACAAGGTAAATTAGACAAATTGACTGCATTTGTATGGGTTTATGCCGCACGTTTTGAGAAAAAAGCCCAACTTATCAAAGCTGGAGAATATGCCATTCCAGTAGGAACTACGCCACAGGGCCTACTCGATATTTTCATGTCAGGCAAAACTATTCAATACAGCCTGACCATTCCCGAAGGCGTGAATTTTCGAGAACTCATTAACGCTGTACATGCACATCCAAAAATCAAACATACCCTAAAATCTATTGATAATAAAGAAATTATGCAAGCATTAGGCTTGCCGTCAGAACAAAATCCCGAAGGACTTTTTTATCCAGATACCTATAGCTTTCCTGCAAATACAACAGATATAGCCTTTCTTCAACGCGCCTATCAAACAATGGAAACCACACTGCAAACTGCATGGCAAAGTCGTACAACGAATTTACCTTTCAAAAATGCGTATGAAGTTCTTATTCTTGCATCCATTGTTGAAAAAGAAACAGGTGTAACATACGAACGCCCTGAAATTGCAGGCGTATTTATTCGTCGCCTACAAAAAGGGATGCGTTTACAAACCGACCCTACCGTTATTTACGCGCTTGGCGTTAGTTATGATGGCAATATTCGGAGCAAAGATTTAGAGATTGACAGCCCCTATAATACCTACCGCTACGCAGGCTTACCGCCAACACCCATAGCCTTACCGGGTAAAGCAGCAATACAAGCCGTTGTTAATCCAGCAGAAGGTGATAGTTTATATTTTGTGGCAAAAGGGGATGGCAGCCACTACTTTTCTGCGTCACAAACTGAACATAGTTGTGCCGTGATTCAATACCAACTAAAAGGCAAAGCCCTCACCAAATATAAACAGTGGTGCGGACAATATCCTAGTTGTAATGCATGTCGTTCAGATAATTAA
- a CDS encoding DUF3501 family protein, which translates to MKKLCRDDLFSLEKYAAVRPQFRTEVMVHKKQRQVALGEHVTLFFEDRLTIQYQIQEMLRAERIYEAEGIDAELSAYNPLIPDGTNWKATLMLEYTDVEERKRALMQLKGIQEKIWVQVAGQTKIYPIANEDMERENQEKTAAVHFLRFELDMESQLAVKAGKAIAMGVDHVAYQASINPIAETTRMALVVDLQ; encoded by the coding sequence ATGAAAAAATTATGTCGAGACGATTTATTTTCTTTAGAGAAATATGCGGCGGTTCGCCCGCAGTTTCGCACAGAAGTAATGGTGCATAAAAAACAGCGACAAGTGGCATTAGGTGAACATGTAACACTTTTTTTTGAAGACCGTTTGACGATTCAGTATCAAATTCAGGAAATGCTCCGTGCTGAACGAATTTATGAGGCAGAGGGAATTGATGCGGAGTTAAGTGCATATAATCCTTTGATTCCAGATGGAACAAATTGGAAAGCCACGTTGATGTTGGAATATACGGATGTAGAAGAACGGAAACGCGCCTTAATGCAGTTAAAAGGTATTCAAGAAAAAATTTGGGTACAAGTTGCAGGGCAAACAAAGATTTATCCTATCGCAAACGAAGATATGGAAAGGGAAAATCAAGAAAAAACGGCAGCAGTGCATTTTTTACGCTTTGAATTGGATATGGAAAGCCAACTTGCGGTGAAAGCAGGAAAAGCCATTGCAATGGGTGTTGACCATGTGGCGTATCAAGCCAGTATTAACCCAATTGCAGAAACAACACGGATGGCGTTAGTCGTGGATTTGCAGTGA
- a CDS encoding heterodisulfide reductase-related iron-sulfur binding cluster: MSADPKREGYKKEGSLEAPTRHTLDWQNPDFYNEQSLLTELERVFDICHGCRRCFKLCHSFPTLFDLIDESESLELDSVAKSDYWKVVDHCYLCDMCYMTMCPYVPPHEWNIDFPHLMLRAKAVKFKKGDVKLRDKLLTSTDLVGSIAGIPVVAGIVNTVNSIKPLRQVAEKVAGIHADAILPKFHSDNLRKRDKNLHQVNLTPTPTANTRGKVALFVTCYGNRNAPDMNEALIKVFEHNGIPVKITEKERCCGMPKMELGDLEAVKASKTFNIPILCKLIDDGYDIVTPIPSCTLMFKQELPLMFPDDVDVQKVKNAMYDPFEYLMLRHKEGALKTDFKQSLGKVAYHVPCHLRVQNIGLKTRDLLKLVPNTTVETIERCSGHDGTYAVKAETHVISMKIGKPVVTQVANAKPDYFSSDCPMAGDQIHNGLQTEQEPTHPMILMRKAYGIE, encoded by the coding sequence ATGTCTGCCGACCCAAAACGCGAAGGCTACAAAAAAGAAGGTAGCTTAGAAGCCCCCACTCGTCACACACTTGACTGGCAAAACCCAGACTTTTATAACGAACAATCATTACTAACAGAATTAGAAAGGGTTTTTGATATTTGCCATGGCTGTCGTCGTTGTTTCAAGCTGTGTCATTCATTTCCAACCTTGTTTGATTTAATCGATGAGTCTGAATCTTTAGAACTAGATAGTGTTGCTAAATCAGATTATTGGAAAGTTGTTGACCATTGTTATTTATGCGATATGTGTTATATGACGATGTGTCCTTATGTGCCACCCCACGAATGGAATATTGATTTTCCACATCTAATGCTCCGCGCTAAAGCCGTAAAATTTAAAAAAGGGGATGTAAAACTCCGCGATAAGCTACTGACATCTACAGATTTAGTTGGCAGCATTGCAGGAATTCCCGTTGTTGCAGGCATTGTGAATACCGTAAATAGCATCAAACCGTTGCGACAAGTTGCGGAAAAGGTTGCGGGGATTCATGCCGATGCAATTTTACCGAAATTTCATAGTGATAACTTACGTAAACGAGACAAGAACTTACATCAAGTTAATTTAACGCCAACCCCAACCGCAAACACTCGCGGTAAGGTCGCGTTATTTGTGACCTGTTATGGCAATCGTAATGCGCCTGACATGAATGAGGCACTAATTAAAGTGTTTGAACATAATGGAATTCCTGTCAAAATTACCGAAAAAGAGCGGTGTTGTGGAATGCCAAAAATGGAGTTAGGGGATTTAGAAGCAGTAAAAGCCTCAAAAACGTTTAATATCCCCATTTTATGCAAACTTATTGATGATGGTTACGATATTGTTACACCCATTCCTTCCTGTACATTAATGTTTAAACAGGAATTACCGTTAATGTTTCCTGATGATGTGGATGTACAAAAAGTAAAAAATGCAATGTATGACCCATTTGAATACTTGATGTTACGTCATAAAGAGGGTGCATTAAAGACGGATTTTAAACAATCATTGGGAAAAGTCGCTTATCACGTCCCTTGTCATCTACGGGTGCAGAATATTGGTTTAAAAACCCGTGATTTATTGAAACTAGTTCCCAACACAACGGTGGAAACCATCGAACGTTGTTCAGGACATGATGGAACGTATGCGGTCAAAGCGGAAACTCATGTGATTTCTATGAAAATCGGTAAGCCTGTCGTGACGCAAGTCGCAAATGCCAAGCCTGATTATTTTAGTAGCGATTGTCCGATGGCGGGCGACCAAATTCATAACGGATTGCAAACTGAGCAAGAGCCGACTCATCCAATGATATTGATGCGTAAGGCTTATGGCATAGAGTGA
- a CDS encoding rubrerythrin family protein: protein MQLKGSQTEDNLKAAFAGESQANRRYLYFANKADIEGFNDISAVFRSTAEGETGHAHGHLEYLEHGCGDPATGLPIGDTKLNLQAAIAGETHEYTDMYPGMSKAARTEGFEEIADWFETLAKAERSHANRFQKALDSM from the coding sequence ATGCAACTTAAAGGCAGTCAAACAGAAGACAACCTCAAAGCGGCGTTTGCAGGCGAATCACAAGCAAATCGTCGTTATTTATATTTTGCAAACAAAGCAGATATTGAAGGCTTTAACGATATATCTGCCGTTTTCCGCTCTACTGCTGAAGGCGAAACAGGACACGCACACGGTCATTTAGAATATTTAGAACACGGCTGTGGTGACCCTGCAACAGGACTTCCAATTGGGGACACGAAACTTAATCTCCAAGCCGCGATTGCAGGGGAAACTCACGAATATACCGATATGTATCCCGGTATGTCCAAAGCTGCACGCACTGAAGGATTTGAGGAAATTGCAGATTGGTTTGAAACCTTAGCCAAAGCAGAACGTTCTCATGCGAATCGCTTCCAGAAAGCCTTAGATAGTATGTAA
- a CDS encoding Hsp70 family protein has product MSAIGLDFGTTTSILSYQVDGKIQPFALGGASASPYIPSVLSIEKLDNTIDIGQAARLNQGDDDYWVYSHFKMLLAETDSALLAARGYEHHSPADIARQYIEYLLARFYQETGIHDIENLVVTVPEIWVREGQHAARETLKNILLQLGFPQARLVSEPVAASVYFAHQFKLKQGYAYQGHVLVCDYGGGTLDLSLSLLGENTIKVLEGTGCGHAEKHLGIAGVAFDEAVIEHLLQKNGESIENPRRRYKLQKAFEEQKIAQTDKLNRLLEQYRRNPVTNKKLFEIEEITIETQDLVNVFDRLLLPELQKSLSAMDIFLKKYAIDTENAEQFHILMVGGFSNFYLVRRAVRDFFHSKTDADVRFTAYFDLTDTALAIAKGAALLATNAFQLDLLCPINVGIRAKNQFLVDTDILLLNKGTPLSQYQQPTFFQHWLAVMSEQALNNLSLQLFLDIGEKRRYINLQGKLRDFIPNPHPQNQWRVGFAVDENTLFTLHIIDKSGVEKITPLGNLAEKMGGLHIVETTT; this is encoded by the coding sequence ATGTCTGCAATCGGTTTAGATTTTGGAACAACAACGAGTATTTTGAGTTATCAAGTAGATGGAAAAATTCAACCGTTTGCTTTGGGGGGCGCATCTGCAAGCCCTTATATTCCCTCAGTGTTATCTATAGAAAAATTGGATAACACCATAGACATCGGACAAGCAGCGCGTTTAAATCAAGGAGATGATGACTATTGGGTTTATAGTCATTTCAAAATGTTATTGGCTGAAACAGACAGTGCTCTCTTGGCTGCTCGTGGTTACGAACACCATAGCCCCGCCGATATTGCGCGCCAATACATTGAATATTTATTAGCTCGTTTTTACCAAGAAACAGGCATCCACGACATAGAAAATTTAGTCGTTACCGTACCAGAAATTTGGGTACGCGAAGGACAACATGCTGCCCGTGAAACCTTAAAAAACATTTTATTACAACTTGGTTTTCCACAAGCACGTTTGGTGAGTGAACCTGTTGCGGCTTCCGTTTATTTCGCGCATCAATTTAAATTAAAACAAGGTTATGCCTATCAAGGGCATGTTTTAGTTTGTGATTATGGTGGTGGTACACTGGATTTAAGCCTTTCATTACTAGGAGAAAATACTATTAAAGTTTTGGAAGGAACAGGTTGTGGACATGCAGAAAAACATTTAGGCATAGCAGGCGTTGCGTTTGATGAAGCCGTTATTGAACACCTCTTACAGAAAAATGGTGAATCCATAGAAAACCCACGACGACGGTATAAATTACAAAAAGCCTTTGAGGAACAAAAAATTGCCCAAACAGACAAATTAAATCGTTTGCTAGAACAATATCGCCGTAATCCCGTTACGAATAAAAAACTTTTTGAAATAGAGGAAATAACCATAGAAACACAAGATTTAGTTAATGTTTTTGATAGATTATTATTGCCTGAATTACAAAAATCTTTGTCGGCAATGGATATTTTTTTGAAAAAATATGCAATTGATACTGAAAATGCGGAACAATTTCATATTCTCATGGTGGGTGGATTTTCTAATTTTTACCTAGTTCGTCGTGCAGTGCGCGACTTTTTTCACTCAAAAACCGATGCTGATGTACGATTTACCGCCTATTTTGATTTGACGGACACTGCGCTAGCAATTGCCAAAGGAGCAGCGTTATTAGCAACAAATGCCTTTCAATTAGATTTGTTATGCCCTATTAATGTAGGAATTCGGGCTAAAAACCAGTTTCTAGTCGATACTGACATATTATTACTCAATAAAGGCACACCCTTAAGCCAGTATCAACAACCTACTTTTTTTCAGCATTGGTTGGCCGTGATGAGTGAACAAGCTTTAAATAACTTATCATTACAACTTTTTTTAGATATTGGTGAAAAACGCCGTTATATCAATTTACAAGGCAAATTACGCGATTTTATCCCCAACCCGCACCCTCAAAATCAATGGCGTGTTGGTTTTGCGGTAGATGAAAATACACTATTTACCTTACATATTATTGATAAATCAGGTGTAGAAAAAATTACTCCTTTAGGTAATTTGGCAGAAAAAATGGGCGGTTTGCATATTGTAGAAACAACGACATAA
- the hflD gene encoding high frequency lysogenization protein HflD: MMNVADTTLALAGIFQSAELVRQVARKGIVEHSAFDSSIKSVLKIDASSTEDVYGGLQGVKLGLQILVAQLGSQSRVNDRELMRYVLGILFLERKLIKKQEMLQTVQQGVQQAQRLAETSHTTDPEVVALLANLYSETISTFQHRIQVSGEQRHLENPLNANKIRSLLLSGIRSAVLWRQKGGNRWQLLFSRKKILQFAKDSLERIRKMEQFG, from the coding sequence ATGATGAACGTCGCAGATACAACCCTTGCCCTCGCAGGAATTTTTCAATCAGCCGAATTAGTGCGCCAAGTTGCTCGCAAAGGCATAGTCGAACACAGCGCATTTGATAGCAGTATTAAAAGCGTCTTAAAAATCGATGCCTCTTCTACAGAAGACGTTTATGGTGGATTACAAGGGGTAAAACTTGGATTACAAATATTAGTTGCACAATTAGGCAGTCAAAGCCGTGTTAATGACCGTGAGTTAATGCGTTATGTCTTAGGTATCTTGTTTTTAGAGCGTAAACTTATCAAAAAACAAGAAATGTTACAGACAGTGCAACAAGGTGTACAACAAGCACAACGACTTGCGGAAACGTCACACACAACAGACCCTGAAGTAGTCGCATTATTAGCTAATTTATATTCCGAAACTATCAGTACATTTCAACATCGTATTCAAGTTTCTGGTGAACAACGCCATTTAGAAAACCCTTTAAATGCCAATAAAATTCGCTCATTACTTTTATCAGGTATCCGTTCAGCCGTGTTATGGCGACAAAAAGGCGGTAATCGTTGGCAACTCTTATTTTCGCGCAAAAAGATTCTTCAATTTGCTAAAGACAGTTTGGAACGCATTCGGAAAATGGAACAGTTTGGTTAA
- a CDS encoding Rpn family recombination-promoting nuclease/putative transposase, with product MKKFSPDHDQSYKLFFSHPEMVKDLLQGFVHETWVQELDFNTLEKVSGQFTSDDLRSRDNDVIWRIRWQKKWLYVYILLEFQSSIDTYMAVRFMVYIGLLYQDLIKANLITDKLPPVLPIVLYNGQYRWKAPLDVHELIEPSPLQNYQPQLHYLLIDEGAYNTTELSSLHNLVAALFRIEKAQDKEEVVKVLEALLQWLKEPEQLGIRKTFATWLNRVYLPHHLPDTELPKLVDLQEIKVMLAERVASWYEDGIQQGIQKGIQQGIQQGIQQGIQQGIQQGIQQGIQQGVQQGIQQGIQKGIVEGIQQGKTEGMRNAIIAVLTMRFGEVSPVLQQTLNAINEITQLEHLTQESVVTDSLITFQQLLHSSTH from the coding sequence ATGAAAAAATTCTCACCAGACCATGACCAAAGTTATAAGCTGTTTTTCTCCCATCCCGAAATGGTCAAAGACCTCCTACAAGGCTTTGTTCATGAAACATGGGTGCAAGAACTGGACTTCAACACACTAGAAAAAGTCAGCGGACAATTCACCAGCGACGACCTACGCAGTCGTGATAATGATGTTATTTGGCGGATTCGTTGGCAAAAAAAATGGCTTTACGTTTATATTCTGCTCGAATTTCAATCTAGTATAGATACTTACATGGCAGTGCGCTTCATGGTCTATATTGGCTTGCTCTATCAAGACTTGATAAAGGCTAACTTAATTACTGACAAACTTCCGCCAGTTTTACCCATCGTCCTTTACAATGGACAATACCGTTGGAAAGCACCGTTAGATGTGCATGAACTAATAGAACCTTCCCCCTTACAAAATTATCAACCGCAACTACACTATTTACTAATAGACGAAGGGGCATACAACACGACGGAATTGTCTAGCCTACACAATCTTGTTGCCGCTTTATTTCGCATAGAAAAAGCACAAGATAAAGAAGAAGTCGTAAAAGTGTTAGAAGCCTTACTCCAATGGCTGAAAGAACCTGAGCAACTAGGGATAAGAAAAACCTTTGCGACATGGTTAAATCGGGTGTATTTACCTCATCACTTACCAGATACCGAATTACCAAAACTTGTAGATTTACAGGAGATAAAAGTTATGTTGGCAGAACGCGTAGCATCATGGTACGAGGATGGAATCCAACAAGGCATTCAAAAGGGAATTCAGCAGGGAATCCAACAAGGAATCCAGCAGGGAATCCAACAGGGAATCCAACAGGGAATCCAACAGGGAATCCAACAGGGAGTTCAGCAGGGAATTCAACAGGGAATTCAAAAAGGTATAGTGGAAGGTATTCAACAAGGTAAAACCGAAGGAATGAGAAATGCCATCATCGCCGTTTTAACGATGCGATTTGGTGAAGTTTCCCCCGTTTTGCAACAAACCCTTAATGCAATTAATGAAATAACCCAATTAGAACATTTAACACAAGAATCCGTTGTGACAGACTCCCTGATAACTTTTCAACAACTGCTTCATTCATCAACACATTGA